The proteins below come from a single Thermodesulfobacteriota bacterium genomic window:
- a CDS encoding acetyl-CoA carboxylase carboxyltransferase subunit alpha: MKHYLDFEMKLKPLEARLEEIRKFHDPNDPHFAKEIRSLERKIAKLEKEIYSDLSPWQKTQISRHLNRPRTLDYVSNLFNDYFEIHGDRKFKDDPALVGGFGKFNGRSVAFLGHQKGRDIKEMAYRNFGMAHPEGYRKAIRIMDLANRWKKPLITFIDTPGAYPGVGAEERGQAEAIASSIYFMFTLEIPIVSVVIGEGGSGGALAIGVADRILMLENSIYSVISPEGCAAILWRDGTKAHQAASSLKLTAQDLYELKVVDQIVKEPFGGAHRNWSETFMNTKEAIQAHLQELTNIPPEELKERRYEKFKRMGIFLE, translated from the coding sequence ATGAAACACTACCTCGATTTTGAGATGAAATTAAAACCGCTTGAGGCCAGGCTAGAGGAGATAAGAAAGTTTCACGACCCTAACGATCCTCACTTTGCAAAAGAGATAAGGAGCTTAGAGCGGAAAATAGCAAAACTCGAAAAAGAGATTTACAGTGATCTCTCTCCCTGGCAGAAGACCCAGATTTCAAGACATCTCAATAGACCAAGAACTCTCGATTACGTAAGTAACCTTTTTAACGATTATTTCGAAATTCATGGAGATAGAAAGTTTAAAGACGATCCCGCACTAGTAGGTGGTTTTGGGAAGTTTAACGGAAGATCTGTTGCTTTTCTCGGACACCAAAAGGGAAGGGACATAAAAGAGATGGCCTATAGGAATTTCGGAATGGCCCACCCAGAAGGATATAGAAAAGCGATAAGAATAATGGATTTGGCAAACAGGTGGAAGAAACCTCTCATCACGTTTATCGATACACCGGGAGCTTATCCGGGTGTGGGGGCAGAGGAAAGGGGACAGGCAGAGGCGATCGCCTCAAGCATATATTTCATGTTTACCCTCGAGATACCCATAGTTAGCGTAGTTATAGGTGAGGGAGGAAGCGGTGGAGCATTGGCTATTGGGGTCGCCGATAGGATTCTTATGCTCGAAAACTCGATTTACTCCGTTATATCCCCTGAAGGGTGTGCTGCCATCCTTTGGAGGGACGGGACAAAAGCACACCAGGCTGCTTCATCTTTAAAGTTGACCGCCCAGGACCTTTACGAACTTAAAGTCGTGGATCAAATAGTCAAAGAACCTTTTGGAGGAGCCCACAGAAATTGGAGTGAAACTTTTATGAACACAAAAGAGGCTATCCAGGCCCACCTTCAAGAATTGACGAACATTCCACCTGAAGAGCTAAAGGAAAGAAGATACGAGAAATTTAAAAGAATGGGAATATTTCTCGAGTAA